Proteins found in one Plectropomus leopardus isolate mb unplaced genomic scaffold, YSFRI_Pleo_2.0 unplaced_scaffold21460, whole genome shotgun sequence genomic segment:
- the cldnj gene encoding claudin j, which translates to MAVQELGISLSMMGVAGTILICALPMWKVTAFIGTHLVVMQVFWEGLWMTCVSEYTGQLQCKLYDALLDLSPDLQAARGLICISLFLGCLGFLMFLLGARCTNCLSHARIKARVVLSSGAIFCLSALTTIVAVSWTANSIIRDFHNPRVPEVLKRELGAAIYIGFVTSGLLFLGGAILCTSCPPQRARFNSAGYTQARTPTHSSYAIKNYV; encoded by the coding sequence ATGGCAGTGCAGGAGCTGGGCATCAGCCTGTCCATGATGGGCGTCGCCGGGACGATCCTGATCTGCGCTCTGCCCATGTGGAAGGTGACGGCGTTCATCGGCACCCACCTGGTGGTCATGCAGGTGTTCTGGGAGGGTCTGTGGATGACCTGTGTCAGTGAGTACACGGGTCAACTGCAGTGTAAGCTCTACGATGCTCTGCTGGACCTCTCACCAGACCTCCAGGCGGCCCGTGGCCTCATCTGCATCAGCCTCTTTCTGGGATGTTTGGGATTCCTCATGTTCCTCCTGGGAGCACGCTGCACCAACTGCCTGAGCCACGCGAGGATCAAGGCTCGGGTGGTGCTGAGCTCCGGGGCCATCTTCTGCCTGTCAGCCCTCACCACCATAGTGGCTGTTTCCTGGACGGCCAACTCCATCATCAGGGACTTCCACAACCCGCGCGTCCCTGAGGTGCTGAAGAGGGAGCTCGGAGCGGCCATATATATCGGCTTTGTGACCTCTGGGCTGCTGTTCCTTGGGGGAGCCATTCTGTGCACCAGCTGCCCTCCACAGAGGGCCAGGTTCAACTCCGCTGGGTACACACAGGCCAGGACACCCACACACAGCAGCTACGCCATCAAGAACtatgtttga